A window of Streptomyces sp. Je 1-332 genomic DNA:
GTGGAGGATCTTCAGGCGCTGCTGCTGCGGGACCCCGCGCATCCAACCGACGTACACCTGGCCGCGGGGGCGCCATGGCGTTGCGGGCTCGCCCCGGCCGAGGCGTTGGCTGCCGCCCGGATGGCCCTGCCGCTCGGCACCCGGATCGCCGTGGGGACGCTGCGTACGCTGGCCCGCCGCCAACTCACGGGCAAGGGGCCTCGGGTGGGCATGATCCCAGGGCCGCTGCGGAACGCGGGCCCGCATCTTCCGCCAGGCTGCACGGGGGTCGAGGCGACGCTGCTCTTCCCGGTGCTGCTGGCGGAGGCTTGGCGCTGGGGGCTGGCGGCGCAGGACACGGAGGAGTTGCTGCCGGCGGCCGAGCGGTGCCTGCGGTGGTTGCTTGCCGCGGCGGGCGACGGAGGGTGCCTGCCGGACCCGTATCCGGGTGGGCCCGCGCGTTGCGAGACCCAGGCCCATGCTCACCGGGCGGCGGTGCTCGGCGCCGACCTGCTCGACGCGCACGACCGTCCGGGCGGTGCCGAGCTGCGGCAGTGGGCGGAGCGCCTGCGGGGCACGTTCCGGGAGGACTTCTGGGTGGAGGACAGGGCGGGTGGCAGGCCCGCCGCGGCCTGTCTGGCCGACGGGCGCCCAGTGCCCCTCCTCACCGGAGGAGCCGCGCACCTCCTGGACACGGGTCTGCTCGGGGCGGGCGGGCTCGCGCCAGGACTGCTGGACAAGGTGCGCACCGAGCAGCTCGCCCGGCTTCTGGGCGGCCCCGCCATGGACTCGGGATGGGGGCTGCGGAGCCTGGGCGTCAAGGAAGCCGCGTACAACCCTTTCGGACATCGCGGCGGGGCGGTCCGTGTCCATGAGACCGCGGTCGCCGTCGCGGGTCTGGCCGCCGCGGGCTACGAGAAGGAGGCGAGCGCGTTGTTGCGGGGAGTGATGGGGGCGGCCGAGTCGTTCGGCTGTCGGCTGCCTG
This region includes:
- a CDS encoding glycogen debranching N-terminal domain-containing protein, whose protein sequence is MPALAISTDQGQLTGLGLEGFYRAGRRLLSRCQLRVAGREPVAVQARMMAADHARFVATLRPSADGGPDPDVIVERTRYADGTERITLRSAAVRHRRLPVEVSLGTDLAELGAVASGNTGPELPASVHDSGMRWSSPAGTCVVTAHPAPADALASAGLLRWEVELPPGGTWSLELRVRPEGVGPVRAVGHGASRVLAAARAAGDDPRARALLDRSVEDLQALLLRDPAHPTDVHLAAGAPWRCGLAPAEALAAARMALPLGTRIAVGTLRTLARRQLTGKGPRVGMIPGPLRNAGPHLPPGCTGVEATLLFPVLLAEAWRWGLAAQDTEELLPAAERCLRWLLAAAGDGGCLPDPYPGGPARCETQAHAHRAAVLGADLLDAHDRPGGAELRQWAERLRGTFREDFWVEDRAGGRPAAACLADGRPVPLLTGGAAHLLDTGLLGAGGLAPGLLDKVRTEQLARLLGGPAMDSGWGLRSLGVKEAAYNPFGHRGGAVRVHETAVAVAGLAAAGYEKEASALLRGVMGAAESFGCRLPEMYAGEQRTEGGAPLPHPAACRPAATAAAAGVHILTALAGIRPDAPSGTVTLRPVRSAPLGELELAALRVAGAPFSVRVSRLGLAMVEEAAEGLQLGV